A stretch of DNA from Piliocolobus tephrosceles isolate RC106 chromosome 21, ASM277652v3, whole genome shotgun sequence:
gcaatcccagcactttgggaggctgaggcgggtggatcacctaaggacatgagttccagaccagcctggccaacatggtgaaaccctgtctctactaaaaatacaagaataggccgggcgcggtggctcaagcctgtaatcccagcactttgggaggccgagacgggcagatcacgaggtcaggagatcgagaccatcctggctaacactgtgaaaccccgtccctactaaaaaatacaaaaaaaaaaactagccgggcaaggtggcgggtgcctgtagtcccagctactcaggaggctgaggcaggagaatggtgtgaacccaggaggcggagcttgcagtgagctgagatccggccactgcactccaggccactgcactccagcccgggcgacagagtgggactccgtctcaaaaaaaaaaaaaaaatacaagaatagccaggtacggtggcaggcgcctataatcccagctactctggaggctgaggcaggagagttgcttgaacccagggggcggaggttgcagtgaggtgagatcacgccactgcattccatcctgggcgacagagtgagattccatcgccaaaataaataaatgaataaataaataagcaagctagctgggcatgttggcaggagcctgtaatcccagctacccagggggctgaggcaggagaatcacttgaacccaggaggcagaggttgcagtgtgccgatgTTGCGccgtggcactccagcctgggtgacagagtgagactccatctccaaaaataaaagaccaaatgaaattccattgtatgtatatgcaacatttttcttatccatgtatctgttgatagacacttccaccttttggctgttgtgattTATGATGCTGTTTCTGTccgtctgtttgtttgtttttgagacagcgtgtcactcttttgcccaggttagagtgcagtaatgtgatcatggctcactgtagccttaacctcctgagctcaagcattcctcccacctcagcttcctgagtagctgggcctctAGGCACACGAcaccgcatctggctaatttttgtattttttgtagagaaaagatttcacctgttgtccaggctggtcttgaacacctggactcgagcaatctgcctgcctcagcctcccaaagtgctgggattacaggcatgagccaccacgccaggcctgaTTTATGTTGCTATGAACGCAGGTGTGCAGATATCTCTCTGAGACCCTGTTTTCGGTTCTTTCAGGTATATAAGCAGAAGTgtattgctgggtcatatggtaatccTATTTTTCAatgtttgaggaactgccatattgttttccacagtggcagcaccattttgcattcccagcagTGTACCAGAGTTCCAGCAGTTTCTCGACATCCTGACACacacttttcttctcctcctcttcctctccctcttgccccctcccccttcccctcctcctcccccttcccctcctcctccatctcccaggctggaatgtggtagtatgatcatagctcactgcagcattcaAACTCCAgagcttaagcagtcctcccacattGCCTCCTAAGTAGATAGGACTATAGATGCACatcgccacacccagctaacttaaaaaatatttttttgtagagacaaggtcttgctacattgcccaggatggtcttggactACTACCTTCAGGAgttcctcccgcctcagcctcccaaagtgctgggattacagacacaagccaccatgcccggcctcttttttgttgttgttcagtaGGAGCTGTTCTGCTGTTTGTCAGATGATATTTCATCAGGGTTCTGATactgcattttcctaatgattagctATGTCAAGTatcttttatgtgcttattggccatttgtatgtctttggagaaatgtctgttcaagtcctttgcccatttttgaatcaggttatttgtgttttattgttgttgttgagttgtttaaAGACTTGTTAGTGGGTGTTTTCAAGCATACACAAAAAGTAGACCCCTCAGGATCCATCACTGTGTCTCTAGTTATCAACACTTTGCCAATCTTCTTTACTGCCCTGCCCACACCTATAAGTTTTTGTCCTGCcctattttaaagtaaatccCAGACATCAGATCTTTTATCCATAATTATTTcagactgattttctttttttttttttttgagacggagtcttgctctgtcgcccaggctggagtgcggtggccagatctcagctcactgcaagctccgcctcccgggtttatgccattctcctgcctcagcctcccgagtagctgggactacaggcgcccgccacctcgcccagctagttttttgtgttttttagtagagacggggtttcactgtgttagccaggatggtctcaatcgcctgacctcgtgatccgcctgtctcggcctcccaaagtgctaggattacaggcttgagccaccacgcccggcccggaCTGATTTTCTAACAGAAGACTGTTTCAGAAGTATAAACCAATACAGTTATCACACCTagcaaaatggattttttttttttttttttgagacagggtctggctctgtgacccaggctggagtatggtggtacaatcttggctcactgcaacctctgcctcccaggctcaggtgaccctcctacttcagcctcccgagtagctgggaccacaggcatgtaccaccatacatggctaattttttttttttttttgtagagtcgaggtctccctatgttgcccaggctggtctcgaactcttgggctcaagcgatcctcccacctcatcatcctcccaaagtgctgggattacaggcatgaacctccaTGCCCGACTGGTTTCTTATAATTATCTCATACTCAGTTCCTGTTCAGTTTTCCCCAATtgtcttaaaatgtctttttactgAATTGTTTATTGTAGGCGAGGTCCACATCCTGCCTTTGTGCTGATGTTTCTTAAATCTCTTAATCCAGAAACCCCACACCCCCATGTTATACGTTTGTGGAAGAAACGTTTTCACTTGGCTGCACGAACTCCCACATCATAAATGTCTGATTTTATAAACTGCTCCAACAAGTTGATGTGGAAGAACAAATTGGGAGTGGAGGGGCGGGGCTGTGGGCAGGTAGAACAGGAAGGAGGCTAGAAGGAGGGGCAGTGGAGGGGGCAGAGGTGGGCTGATGTTGGGTGTTTAAAAGGTGGGGCTTTGAAattaaaaggccaggcatggtggctcatgcctataatcccagcactttgggaggtcaaggtgggtggatcacctgaggtcaggagttcgagaccagcccgaccaacatgatgcaacctcgtctctactaaaaatacaaaaattaaccgggcgtggtggcgcgcgcctgtagtcctagctactcgggaggctgaggcagaagaatcgcttgaacccaggtggcggaggttgtagtgagccaagatcgtgccattgcactccagcctgggtgacaagtgcaaaaccccatctcacaAAATAATATTACTAAAAGACGAAGCTGAAGAAAGGGTTGTAGTTGTGTGTATGAGATAGAGAAAGCTTGGGCACAAGACTGGTCTACTTCCTGGCCCTAGGGAGGCACAGGCTTGGAGCCCAGAGACCTCCAGGGTGGGTATCCTCTGGGAGGGATGAGTCTAAACCTCGTAACACTGACCCAGCACCCCCAACCACCCGTGCAGGTTCCCACTGAAGGATGGTCCCCGGCTGCAGGCCTGGCTGCGGCACATGGGCCGTGAGCACTGGGTACCCAACTGCCACCAGCACTTGTGCAGTGAGCACTTCACGCCCTCCTGCTTCCAGTGGCGCTGGGGTGTGCGCTACCTGCGGCCTGATGCAGTGCCCTCCATCTTCTCCCGGGTACCACCTGCCAAGGTGAGCGCCAGGAGGTCCTGCTGCTGGAATCTGACCCCCAGACCTCCCCTCCTAAGGGAAGTCCCTCCTTGAGTCTGACCTTTGACCCTCCCCTCCTGACGACACTTCCTCCCTGAGGTCTGGCCTTACCTAGGCAAGTCCCCCTTGGAAACAGACCCTCAATCCTTTTCCTCCTGAGTTGAAGTCTGGCCATGGCACCCCTGCACCCTGTGCCTTGTCTTCCAGAGTCAGCAGAGGACCCGACACACCCAGAAGCCAGTCTCGCCACCACCTCCCCTGCAGGAGAATACACCCCTGCCCCAGGGTCCTGCCATCACAGTCTCTGGCCCAGTGCGCCTAGTGGTGCTGGACCCCACATCGGGGAGCCCCGAGACTGCGGCCACCGTGCTCCTGACCCCTCTGGCCCCTGCGGCCACTCCCGAGGGGTCACAACCTGAAGTCTCTGCCCAACAGGCCCGGACCGGGCTGGGCTCAGTGCTGGGAGCACTGCAACGCCGGGTGCGGAGGCTGCAACGGTGCCAGGAGCGGCACCAGGCACAGCTGCAGGTGCTGGAACGGCTGGCACAGCAGCTGCATGGGGAGAGCCTGCTGGCACAAGCGTGCCGGGGTCTGCAGCGCCTGGTGAgtggcaccccagcctggcagcCCTATCCATGGGTGCTGGCCTGGCCTgcagtgtgttttcattttgtctaGGATCCCCTATTCAAAAATCAGAACATTCACCCGTGTTTCCAAATTTCTGGCTTGCCCagtctcagtggctcacgcctgtcatcccaacactttgggaggccaaggcaggaagattgctggaggccaggagttcgagaccaacctggacaacatagcaagacactgtctctacagaaaattaaaacaaatttctaggttttcttgaaaaacaaaacctggcaATGCCAAGCAACTATTGGTTGGAGCTGAGTAATGATTGCTCCATTTACTAATACTAAATACTTAATATTTGAGAAGCTCTTACTGTCTGCCAGACACAGAGTTATAACATAGTGAGTTGAAAACTCACTGTGATCCTTTGAGCTGGAGCTAcaaggttgtttttcttttcttttctattcttttttttttttttttttttgagacggagtctcgctcttttgctcaggctggagtgcaatggcagtggcgtgatctctgctgactgcaagctccgcctcccagattcaagcaattctcctgccttagcctcacaagtagctgggactacaggtgcccgtcaccacacccagctaattttttgtatttttgttacagacagggtttcaccatgttagccaggatggtctcgacgtcctcacctcgtgatccacctgccttggcatcccaaaatgctgggattacaggcatgagccaccatgcctgactgctacaaggttaattttttttcttttcttttcttttctttttttttttttttttgagacagNNNNNNNNNNNNNNNNNNNNNNNNNNNNNNNNNNNNNNNNNNNNNNNNNNNNNNNNNNNNNNNNNNNNNNNNNNNNNNNNNNNNNNNNNNNNNNNNNNNNNNNNNNNNNNNNNNNNNNNNNNNNNNNNNNNNNNNNNNNNNNNNNNNNNNNNNNNNNNNNNNNNNNNNNNNNNNNNNNNNNNNNNNNNNNNNNNNNNNNNNNNNNNNNNNNNNNNNNNNNNNNNNNNNNNNNNNNNNNNNNNNNNNNNNNNNNNNNNNNNNNNNNNNNNNNNNNNNNNNNNNNNNNNNNNNNNNNNNNNNNNNNNNNNNNNNNNNNNNNNNNNNNNNNNNNNNNNNNNNNNNNNNNNNNNNNNNNNNNNNNNNNNNNNNNNNNNNNNNNNNNNNNNNNNNNNNNNNNNNNcactgcaagctccgcctcccgggttcacgccattctcctgcctcagcctcccgagtagctgggactacaggcgcccgccaccttgcccggctagttttttgtattttttagtagagatggggtttcaccatgttagccagggtggtctcgatctcctgacctcgtgatccacctgtctcggcctcccaaagtgctgggattacaggcttgagccaccgtgcccggcctacaagttaatttttttaaaaatgcagtggctaacgtctgtaatcctagcactttgggaggccaaggtgggcagattgcttgaacctaggagttcaagaccagcctagacaacatggtgagactgtgtctcactgaaatacaaaaattaacatggtgggcacctgtggtcccagctacttgggagcctgaggcaggaagatcccttgagcccaggaggcagagactgcagtgagccaagatcgcaccactgcactctagcccaggtgaccaagcaagaccttgtctcagaaaaacaacaacaacaacaaaaaaaacgcaACCCAACAACTCACTatagtctgggtgcagtggcttgtgcctgtaatcccagcactttgggaggccaaggcaggcagattgcttgagttcaggaatttgaaaccagcttgggtgacatagagaaaccctgtctctactaaaaatacaaaaattagttgggcatggtggcgtgtgcctgtaatcccagctactcgggaggctgagggaggagaattgcttgaacccgggaggtagaggttgcagtgagccaagactgtgccattgcactccagcatgggcgacaagagcaagactccatctcaaaaaacaaacaaacaaaaacctcattATAATCTTAATACTGCTGTTGTCTCCATCTTCCAGGTGaaaaaatggaggcacagagcagTCCAGTAGTGTACCCACAGTCAGGCAGCCTATAAATTTCagggccaggattcaaacccaggtgtcTGGCTGCAGAAGAGGCCTGTGAGAGCTTCCTGCCTGGCCCCTATAGAGCTGGAGTTTGCAATCTCTGTAATAGTGTCCTCCAGGCCCTCTTTAATCCCTTTTGCCTCTATATTTTActgctgggtgtgtgtgtgtgtaggggaggAAGTTGAGGAAGGGTGTTATGTCTGTGTGTGGGGGCGGGAGGGAGGAAGTTGAGGAAGGGTGTTATCTCTGAAAATCACAGTTTGACCAAGGCTTTCTCCTGTCCAAAACCCCAGGGCCAAGCTTGAGGTCCCCAGCCTAGTCCCCATGGCTTTCAGAGCCCTGCCTGGATGAGAGAGGTGCCCACACAGAGCTCTGAATGCTAGACTCACTGACAGGGCTCAGGAAGGAGCCCCCACAGTACCCCTGGAGTTAAGGagtgtcagatttttttttttttttgagacggagtctcactctgttgcccaggctggagtggagtggcgcgatctcggctcactgcaacctctgcctctctggttcaagcaattctcctgtctcagcctcccaggcaactgggattacaggcatgtgccaccatgtccagctaagttttgtatttttagtagagatgggattttgccatgttgtccaggctggtcttgagctcctgaccttaggtaatcagcccaccttgggctcctatagtgctgggattacaggcatgagccaccatgcccagccaggagtcTCAGATTGATAGTCAGTGGTTTGGACATGACCCACAGACAGACTTTGTTTGGCCTCCACagtgctttaaaataatttctaatggctgggtgcagtggctcacgcctgtaatcccagcactttgggaggctgaggcaggtggatcacttgagcccaggggactaggcaacatggtgaaaccctgtctctacaagacatacaaaaaattagccaagtgttgcacctatagttctagctattcgagaggctgaagtgggagtattgcttgaggccagaaggtcaaggcttcaatgagctgtgattgtgctactgcactgcagcttgggtgacactgtgagactctgtctcaaaaaaaaaaaaaaaaaaaaggtctggtCTTTCCCGAAGGCTCTGCAGATCTAGCAGCACTGGGCTTGGATTCTCAGTTGATAGCAGTCGGCTGGAGCTACAGTGTAGCTGCCTCTGGGGGCTTGAAGTTTGAGACTGTGGCCTGGGGCACAGAGGGACAGTGGGGCAGGGACAGAGCTCAGACTCGGGCCTGGGGCTCTTTGTGGAGCCTGCCAGAGCCCCTGAGCTGactgcctctctctgcctcctctcccatcattccaatctctgtctcctaCTCATCTATCCCTACCTTGCAATCTCCTCCCTCTCCAACATTCATTGTCTTTCTCCCCATCATCTCTGTCCCCTACCTGTTTCCCCACCTCCTTATGTCTCTCTTCGTCTGCATATTTTCTGTCTCCCCCACATCTCTGTGTGTACGTCTGTCTGCCTGCACATCTCTTTTTTCtacatgtgtctgtgtctgtctctccgcatttctcttcccatttccccacccttctttcctttcccatgAATGTCTCTTTGGCCCTCACATCTGCTTTCCTGTCTCCTCATATCTCtgcccacatctctctctctttcctgacaCGCCCCACTCCTACCTTTGCCTCCCTGTTCCTCACcatatctgtctgtctctcctacAACTTGCTCTGTAATGTTCCCATCTCTGCCACTTCTTTGCCTTAGACAACGGCCCAGACCCTTGGACCTGAGGAATCCCAAACCTTCACCATCATCTGTGGAGGACCTGACATAGCAGTGGTCCTTGCCCAGGGCCCTGCACCTGCCACAGTGGATGCCAAGCCGGAACTCCTGGACACTCGAACCCCCAGTGCATAAGGATCAAGACAGACAATGTTGAGGGACAGAAGATAGAAGATGGAGGAGGAAAGACATTACACATGGGCTTGGCCCCAGCCCCACCACCCACGCCTGGGTAGTAGCAGTGCCTCCCTCAAGGACCTGGGTTCTACCACTCCACTCCTAGGGATGTCTTGAACCTTAGGGGTGACCTAGGCCCAAGTCTTTCATCAGCCCCCAATCCCCTGGGTACCAGGCTTCTGCCACCCCCAACTCAGATCTTTGCAAATCAGTACGACAGCCTCAGAGCAGAGCAAGGGTTGTTTGTTTGGGAGAATCATACCTGGTTCTTAGGAGCCCCACGCTTTTTGCCAAGCCTGGTACTGAGTTGACGATACCATGGTGAACACAGCTGGGAAAATCCCTGCTCTCATGGTGCTCATTCTACTTGAGTAGACGAACTAGTAAACAAATAAACGAGAACACTGCAAATGCAAGCGATGAGTGCTATAAAGACGACAAAAATTCGGTTTGGGCTTGTGGGAGGGCCCTCTAAGGCCATGTTTTAGCAGAAACCTAGGTGATGAGAAGGGGCTGGCCTGGAGGGTGACAGGCTCAGGTTCCAGAGGACGAACAACCCCTGCAGAGAGGGCCTCCCGTCTGGGAGGCGGTGTTGCTATGGAGAAAACCAGAGTAGGGAAGGGAgatgtagcaggatgagccgcagacaaaactcagACACCGAATTAAAGAAGGAAGTGGTTTATTCAGCCGGGAGCGTCAGCAGATTCGCATCTTAAAAGCCGAGCTCCCCGAGAAAGAAATTCTTGGCCTTTTCAagggcttacaactttaaggggtccatgtgaaagggtcgtgataaatcgagcaagcgtgggaaacatgactgggggctacatgcatcagctaacagcaaaaagttttacaatgcttttttcatacagtgtctggaatttacagataaaacAAGCagtttaggtcaggggttgatgttattattactttttttttaactcctagggccagatggtggtgccaaggttgtctggctatttatcttacttttgttttttttccaactttttgccttctctttttcctcctgtcttgtgaactaggcaaggtgcagggaggagggcagcagaagtagtagtggtctccttccttagaGGAAGGGGTGCAGTTTTAGAACAGAGAAGGTGAAAAGGCACCAACAAGTAAGATCCTAAAACAGGGCAGAGAGGGAGCCATGTAGGGATTtggaggaagagcattccaggcatcACAAAGAGCCAGTGCAGGCCAGGCactctggctcacacctgtaatcccagcactttgggaagctgaggcgggcagatcacctgaggtcaggagttcgagaccatcctggccaacatggcaaaaccccgtctctcctaaaaatataaaaattagctgggtgtggtggtacaggcatgtaatcccagctactcaggaggctcaggcaggaaaatcgcttgaacctggaagacagatgttgcagtgagcagagatcatgccactgcactccagcctggggaacagagtgagactccatctaaaataaataaataaataaacaataaaaaacaaaaaaagcagagccAGTGCAATGGTCCGGGGGTAGGGAGGAGCAAGGAGGCCACTGTGGCTGGGGT
This window harbors:
- the THAP8 gene encoding THAP domain-containing protein 8 isoform X2, which gives rise to MPKYCRAPNCSNTAGRLGADNRPVSFYKFPLKDGPRLQAWLRHMGREHWVPNCHQHLCSEHFTPSCFQWRWGVRYLRPDAVPSIFSRVPPAKARTGLGSVLGALQRRVRRLQRCQERHQAQLQVLERLAQQLHGESLLAQACRGLQRLTTAQTLGPEESQTFTIICGGPDIAVVLAQGPAPATVDAKPELLDTRTPSA
- the THAP8 gene encoding THAP domain-containing protein 8 isoform X1, yielding MPKYCRAPNCSNTAGRLGADNRPVSFYKFPLKDGPRLQAWLRHMGREHWVPNCHQHLCSEHFTPSCFQWRWGVRYLRPDAVPSIFSRVPPAKSQQRTRHTQKPVSPPPPLQENTPLPQGPAITVSGPVRLVVLDPTSGSPETAATVLLTPLAPAATPEGSQPEVSAQQARTGLGSVLGALQRRVRRLQRCQERHQAQLQVLERLAQQLHGESLLAQACRGLQRLTTAQTLGPEESQTFTIICGGPDIAVVLAQGPAPATVDAKPELLDTRTPSA